A part of Lutra lutra chromosome 2, mLutLut1.2, whole genome shotgun sequence genomic DNA contains:
- the N4BP2 gene encoding NEDD4-binding protein 2 isoform X4 translates to MSDRWTLQEDNPSGVILSTDDYFYINGQYQFDIKYLGEAHEWNQNRAKEAFEKKVSPVIIDNTNLQAWEMKPYVSLSQKHKYKVLFREPDTWWKFKPKELARRNIHGISKEKISRMLEHYQRFVSVPIIMNSSVPEKIERIELCAYSCEDRSTSPKDNEDITSEKEENVLSSSLKHLELTEEKKLEVTKETILPENVTSLSNADLNKGRKEINAMNPNIQSAFIQEVSDMDISDSESTQATEKSKKEEQVELASEKECSKVDAVGVVERVLSSICYGENNQEDYDLSNTTPVHNERSSSGETLEERATVRKKAFGRQKSKSALEKFPRHELSNFVGDWPVDKTIGQRTKRNRKTEKASSIQSDKKYNRPQSRRGLESTLSVNMDHIQQRESPHESTEDDRKSQYDDASESFNNCQYDRYKNTEKQSFTIVGDWPSSDSLAQREHRSRMPKNSLKEPNLEFGTNDGMNETPFCAAHETCCWGTSPVELKTLGSSTLGNSETLPNEMSCESKTCPSKNSHIQHTLSLTFTNSGPTIPGVVGPQTLAEFSEGKPKRVPGIEEGMCTQTEPRDFALLWKIEKNKISVSDSVRVLTGRLDGFKPKAFNSNTKLDVQETIPYRVMYDKSTYVEESELTSADESENLNILCKLFGSFSLEALKDLYERCNKDIIWATSLLLDSETKLCEDTEFENIQKSYDEAQIGPFSLGLNLKEIISQRGTSEDSNSSVPEFSHGTADSNTNVQSSYDSEEGNSEQAEIRAITTEKPGLITGLFPNATLDVKSTNEVLPSSQAELPCLYNMKQSFPGTLKATGAQDVSEMEKHLEVTETGDSIHSSLNLSDILNSVPSTSNLELNEEVDFTDSLEIKKNENFPKDCVRFPNTEEFMNEDEQEMEKILMAESTLSAGVSEEDKPETLNPMPVMPKSLTIDCLELALPPELAFQLNELFGPVGIDSGSLTVEDCVVHIDLNLAKVIHEKWKESIMERQRQEEVSCGKLMRDPSLVGHIGLDNPEQKSSQRTGKKLLKTLAAPEMLPLLDHWNTQTKKVSLREIMSEEIALQEKHDLKREALLFEKDCATKLKEKQLFKIFPAINQNFLVDIFKDHNYSLEHTVQFLNCVLEGDPVKTVVAQEFIHQNENVPSHTTQKSKEKKAKKSKETEDIPSEPSFQDFEYPEYNDYRAEAFLHQQKRIECYSKAKEAYRMGKKHVATFYAQQGSLHEQKMKEANHLAAVEIFEKVNASLLPQNVLDLHGLHVDEAIEHLMTVLQQKTEEFKQNGGKSYLSVITGRGNHSQGGVARIKPAVIKYLTSHSFRFSEIKPGCLKVMLK, encoded by the exons tctcaaaaacataaatataaagtCCTCTTCCGGGAACCGGATACATGGTGGAAGTTCAAACCAAAGGAACTTGCAAG GCGTAATATTCATGgtataagcaaagaaaaaatatcaagaatGTTGGAACATTATCAGCGTTTTGTTTCAGTTCCAATAATCATGAATTCTTCAGTTCCAGAGAAAATTGAACGTATTGAGTTGTGTGCCTATTCTTGTGAGGACAGAAGTACTAG cCCAAAAGACAATGAAGATATTAcctctgaaaaagaagaaaatgttttatcctCATCTTTGAAGCATCTAGAATTGACTGAAGAGAAGAAACTTGAAGTGACCAAAGAAACTATATTACCCGAGAATGTTACATCTCTCTCTAATGCAGAtttaaacaaaggaagaaaagaaataaatgctatGAATCCTAACATTCAGAGTGCTTTCATTCAGGAAGTTTCAGACATGGATATTTCTGATTCTGAAAGCACACAAgcaacagaaaaaagtaaaaaagaagaacaggttGAACTGGCTTCTGAAAAAGAGTGCAGTAAAGTGGATGCAGTTGGTGTTGTAGAGAGAGTGTTGTCAAGTATTTGCTATGGTGAAAATAACCAAGAAGACTATGATCTTTCAAATACTACACCAGTTCATAATGAAAGATCTTCATCTGGTGAAACATTGGAAGAAAGAGCCACAGTAAGGAAAAAGGCCTTCGGAAGACAAAAAAGCAAGTCAGCTTTGGAAAAATTCCCAAGACATGAACTGTCAAATTTTGTTGGTGACTGGCCAGTTGATAAGACTATTGGTCAGAGGACAAAAAGGAACCGAAAAACTGAAAAAGCTTCATCTATACAAAGTGACAAAAAATATAATCGCCCTCAGTCACGCAGAGGATTGGAGAGTACCCTATCTGTGAATATGGATCATATCCAGCAACGAGAATCTCCACACGAAAGTACAGAGGATGACAGGAAGTCACAGTATGATGATGCTTCAGAATCTTTCAATAACTGTCAATATgatagatataaaaatactgaaaaacagtCATTCACCATTGTGGGTGACTGGCCTTCATCTGATTCCTTAGCTCAGAGAGAGCACAGATCAAGAATGCCAAAGAATAGTTTAAAGGAACCCAACCTAGAATTTGGAACTAATGACGGTATGAATGAGACACCCTTCTGCGCAGCCCATGAGACCTGTTGTTGGGGCACAAGCCCTGTAGAGCTAAAAACCCTGGGCAGTTCCACTCTAGGAAATTCTGAAACGCTGCCCAATGAAATGTCCTGTGAGAGTAAGACTTGTCCAAGTAAAAACAGTCACATACAGCATACATTGTCTCTTACTTTTACCAATAGTGGGCCAACTATTCCTGGAGTAGTAGGACCACAAACTTTAGCTgaattttcagaaggaaaaccTAAAAGAGTTCCTGGAATAGAAGAAGGCATGTGTACTCAGACTGAACCACGGGATTTTGCTCTCttatggaaaatagaaaagaataaaattagtgTTTCAGATTCTGTGAGAGTGTTAACAGGACGATTAGATGGGTTTAAACCAAAAGCTTTCAATAGCAACACAAAATTAGATGTTCAAGAAACAATTCCATATAGGGTCATGTATGACAAAAGCACGTATGTCGAAGAAAGTGAGCTTACCAGTGCTGATGAATCTGAAAATCTTAACATTCTTTGTAAACTCTTTGGATCCTTTTCATTAGAAGCCCTAAAAGACTTATATGAGAGGTGTAACAAAGATATTATTTGGGCCACAAGCCTTTTGTTGGATTCTGAAACTAAACTATGTGAAGATACTGAATTTGAGAATATCCAAAAATCATATGATGAAGCACAAATTGGGCCATTTTCTCTGGGATTAAATTTGAAGGAAATTATTAGCCAAAGAGGAACTTCAGAAGATTCTAATTCTTCTGTGCCAGAATTTAGCCATGGCACTGCTGACAGTAACACTAACGTACAGTCCTCCTATGATTCAGAAGAGGGAAATTCAGAGCAGGCAGAAATAAGAGCTATCACTACTGAAAAACCTGGATTAATAACAGGTTTATTTCCGAATGCCACTCTAGATGTAAAGAGTACTAATGAAGTACTTCCCAGTAGCCAGGCAGAACTTCCATGTCTATATAACATGAAGCAGTCTTTCCCAGGTACTCTCAAAGCTACTGGTGCTCAAGATGTGAGTGAAATGGAGAAGCACCTAGAAGTCACAGAGACTGGAGACAGTATACATTCTTCTTTgaatttgtctgatattttaaACTCTGTACCGAGCACTTCAAATCTTGAATTAAATGAAGAAGTTGATTTTACTGACTctcttgaaataaagaaaaatgaaaactttccaaaGGATTGTGTGAGATTTCCAAACACCGAAGAATTTATGAATGAAGATgaacaggaaatggaaaaaattctaaTGGCTGAGAGTACTTTGTCAGCTGGAGTTAGTGAAGAAGATAAACCTGAGACGTTGAATCCCATGCCAGTGATGCCCAAATCTCTGACCATAGATTGTCTGGAATTGGCATTACCGCCTGAGTTGGCTTTTCAGCTCAATGAGTTATTTGGCCCTGTTGGTATTGATTCAG GGTCTCTAACAGTTGAGGATTGTGTGGTTCATATAGATCTGAATCTGGCTAAAGTGATTcatgagaaatggaaagaatctaTAATG GAGCGACAAAGACAAGAAGAGGTATCCTGTGGCAAGTTGATGCGAG ATCCTTCCCTGGTTGGGCATATTGGTCTTGATAATCCTGAACAAAAATCATCTCAGAGAACGGGCAAAAAATTACTGAAGACGTTAGCAGCACCTGAAATGCTACCCTTATTGGATCATTGGAACACTCAAACTAAAAAAGTATCACTCAGAGAAATAATGTCAGAAGAGATTGCCTTACAGGAAAAACACGATTTG aaaaggGAGGCACTTCTGTTTGAAAAAGATTGTGCCACTAAACTAAAGGAGAAGCAGCTCTTTAAGATCTTTCCAGCCATTAACCAAAATTTTCTGGTGGACATTTTCAAGGACCACAA TTATTCATTAGAACACACAGTTCAGTTTCTAAACTGTGTCCTTGAAGGAGACCCTGTAAAAACAGTTGTAGCGCAAGAGTTCATTCACCAAAATGAGAATGTCCCTTCTCATACTACACAGAAGTCTAAGGAAAAAAAG gcaaagaaatcaaaagagactGAAGATATACCAAGTGAACCATCTTTCCAGGATTTTGAGTACCCAGAGTATAATGACTACAGAGCAGAGGCTTTCCTGCACCAACAGAAGAGGATTGAATGCTACAGCAAAGCAAAAGAAGCTTATCGGATGGGGAAAAAACACGTTGCCACATTTTATGCCCAACAG ggtAGTCTCCATGAGCAGaagatgaaagaagccaatcacctTGCTGCTGTGGAGATTTTTGAGAAAGTCAATGCCTCCCTGCTGCCACAGAATGTTTTAGACCTCCATGGGCTGCATGTGGATGAAGCTATAGAACACTTGATGACAGTTTTACAGCAGAAAACTGAAG AATTTAAGCAGAATGGTGGGAAGTCCTATCTGTCTGTGATTACGGGGAGAGGAAACCACAGCCAAGGAGGAGTTGCTCGCATCAAACCAGCTGTCATTAAATACCTCACAAGCCATAGCTTCAG GTTCTCTGAAATTAAACCAGGGTGCTTGAAAGTCATGCTAAAGTAA